One Mycolicibacterium goodii genomic region harbors:
- a CDS encoding PucR family transcriptional regulator — protein MQAPGVSLGQLLLALDATLVRLVEAPRGLDLPVASAALIDSDDVRFGLAPAAGSADLFFLLGISESDTLSWVEHQATHRPPAAIFVKEPSIPVAERATAAGIAVVAVDPRARWERLYRLVNHVFEHHNDRALHDSGTDLFGLAQSVADRTHGMVSIEDAQSHVLAYSASNEEADELRRLSILGRAGPSEHLAWIAQWGIFDALRARPDVVRVAERPELGLRPRLAIGIFQPAPDERRAPAFAGTIWVQQGSRPLAEDADEVLRGAAVLAARIMARLAATPSTDAVRLQELLGLRAADEPVDVEQIARELGITADGRAALIGFDAGSPSTRIADVLSLSASAFRSDAQITSSRTRVYVLFPNTGKPAAVTSWIRGTVAALRSELGIELHAVIAAPVAGLAGAASARSEVDRVLDSAGRHPGALGQVTSLAEARTTVLLDEIITAIASDDRLIDPRVRALRADEPVLAETLRVYLDSFGDVAAAAQSMHVHPNTVRYRVRRVEQLLGTSLGDPDVRLLMSLSLRATA, from the coding sequence ATGCAGGCGCCGGGAGTCAGCCTGGGTCAACTGCTGTTGGCCCTCGACGCGACGCTGGTCCGGCTCGTCGAGGCACCGCGCGGGCTGGACCTCCCGGTGGCGTCGGCCGCCCTGATCGACTCCGATGATGTCCGCTTCGGCCTCGCGCCCGCAGCCGGTTCGGCGGATCTGTTCTTCCTCCTCGGCATCTCCGAGTCCGACACGCTGTCCTGGGTGGAGCATCAGGCCACGCATCGGCCACCCGCCGCGATCTTCGTCAAGGAGCCGTCGATCCCCGTCGCAGAACGTGCCACCGCGGCGGGTATCGCCGTCGTCGCCGTCGACCCGCGCGCCCGCTGGGAACGGTTGTACCGGCTCGTCAACCACGTCTTCGAACACCACAACGACCGCGCGCTGCACGATTCGGGAACCGACCTGTTCGGGCTGGCACAGTCGGTCGCCGACCGCACACACGGCATGGTGAGCATCGAGGACGCCCAGTCCCATGTGCTCGCGTACTCGGCGTCCAACGAGGAGGCCGACGAACTGCGCAGGCTGTCGATCCTCGGGCGGGCGGGCCCGTCGGAGCACCTCGCGTGGATCGCGCAGTGGGGCATCTTCGACGCGTTACGGGCCAGGCCCGATGTCGTGCGGGTCGCCGAGCGTCCCGAGTTGGGGCTGCGGCCGCGGTTGGCCATCGGGATCTTCCAACCGGCCCCCGACGAGCGTCGCGCGCCGGCATTCGCGGGCACGATCTGGGTGCAGCAGGGCAGCCGCCCGCTCGCCGAGGACGCCGACGAAGTCCTGCGCGGCGCCGCCGTCCTGGCCGCCAGGATCATGGCGCGCCTGGCCGCGACACCGTCCACCGACGCCGTGCGCCTGCAGGAACTGCTGGGCCTGCGCGCCGCCGACGAACCCGTCGACGTCGAGCAGATCGCGCGCGAACTCGGCATCACCGCCGACGGACGCGCGGCACTCATCGGGTTCGACGCAGGCTCACCCAGCACGCGGATCGCCGACGTCCTGTCCCTGAGCGCCAGCGCATTCCGGTCCGACGCACAGATCACATCGTCCCGCACCCGGGTGTACGTGCTGTTCCCCAACACCGGTAAGCCCGCAGCGGTCACGTCGTGGATCCGCGGCACGGTCGCGGCGTTGCGCTCCGAACTCGGCATCGAGTTGCACGCCGTCATCGCCGCTCCGGTCGCCGGACTCGCCGGTGCCGCATCGGCCCGCAGCGAGGTGGATCGCGTGCTGGACAGCGCCGGGCGTCATCCCGGCGCGCTCGGACAGGTCACCTCACTGGCCGAGGCGCGCACCACGGTGCTGCTCGACGAGATCATCACCGCGATCGCCTCCGACGACCGGTTGATCGATCCGCGGGTACGCGCGCTGCGCGCCGACGAACCCGTGCTGGCCGAGACGTTGCGCGTCTATCTGGACAGCTTCGGCGACGTCGCGGCGGCCGCGCAGTCGATGCACGTGCACCCGAACACCGTGCGCTACCGCGTACGCCGCGTCGAGCAACTGCTCGGAACGTCGCTGGGAGATCCCGATGTGCGGCTGCTGATGTCGCTCAGTTTGCGTGCGACCGCGTGA
- the pruA gene encoding L-glutamate gamma-semialdehyde dehydrogenase — protein sequence MDAITDVPTPANEPIHDYAPGSQERTRLTTALHDLASTPIDLPHVIGGEHRMGSGARIDVVQPHRHSARLGILTNAEHADASAAIDAAIAAKHDWAALQFDQRAAVFLRAADLLSGPWREKIAAATMLGQSKSAYQAEIDAPCELIDFWRFNVAFARQILAQQPISSPGVWNRTDHRPLEGFVYAITPFNFTAIAGNLPTAPALMGNTVVWKPSPTQTFAAYLTMQLLEAAGLPPGVINLVTGDGIAVSEVALADPRLAGIHFTGSTATFQHLWREVGANIDRYHTYPRLVGETGGKDFVLAHASARPDVLRTALIRGAFDYQGQKCSAASRAFIPRSVWQQMGDDFLSATEALRYGDVADLTNFGGAVIDDRAFAKNVKAIERAKSAPGVTIAVGGEYDDSEGYFVRPTVLLSDDPTDDAFCTEYFGPILAVHVYPDAEYERILGVVDTGAKYGLTGAVIADDRVAVQQALDGLRYAAGNFYINDKPTGAVVGQQPFGGSRASGTNDKAGSAQNLMRWTSARSIKETFVPATNHTYPHMEA from the coding sequence ATGGACGCCATCACCGACGTGCCCACGCCGGCCAACGAGCCGATTCACGACTACGCACCCGGCTCGCAGGAACGCACCCGGCTCACCACGGCACTGCATGACCTCGCCAGTACTCCGATCGACCTGCCGCACGTCATCGGCGGCGAGCACCGCATGGGTTCGGGTGCACGCATCGATGTCGTACAACCGCACCGGCATTCGGCGCGGCTGGGCATCCTCACCAACGCCGAGCACGCCGACGCCTCGGCGGCCATCGACGCCGCGATCGCCGCCAAACACGATTGGGCGGCACTGCAGTTCGATCAGCGTGCCGCGGTCTTCCTGCGCGCGGCCGATCTGTTGTCGGGTCCGTGGCGCGAGAAGATCGCCGCCGCGACGATGCTCGGTCAGTCCAAGAGCGCCTACCAGGCCGAGATCGACGCACCGTGCGAGCTCATCGATTTCTGGCGGTTCAACGTCGCATTCGCCCGCCAGATCCTGGCGCAGCAGCCGATCAGCAGCCCCGGCGTGTGGAATCGCACCGACCACCGCCCGCTGGAGGGCTTCGTATACGCCATCACGCCGTTCAACTTCACGGCCATCGCGGGCAACCTGCCGACCGCGCCGGCACTGATGGGCAACACCGTCGTGTGGAAGCCGTCGCCCACCCAGACCTTCGCGGCATATCTCACGATGCAACTGCTGGAGGCCGCTGGCCTACCGCCGGGCGTCATCAACCTGGTCACCGGCGACGGTATCGCGGTTTCCGAAGTGGCCCTGGCCGATCCGCGCCTTGCCGGTATCCACTTCACCGGTTCGACCGCGACGTTCCAGCACCTGTGGCGTGAGGTCGGTGCGAACATCGACCGCTACCACACCTATCCACGGCTGGTCGGCGAAACCGGCGGAAAGGACTTCGTGCTCGCGCATGCCTCGGCCCGCCCGGATGTGTTGCGCACCGCGCTGATCCGCGGCGCGTTCGACTACCAGGGGCAGAAGTGCTCGGCGGCGTCGCGCGCATTCATCCCGCGGTCGGTGTGGCAGCAGATGGGCGACGATTTCCTCTCGGCCACCGAGGCGCTGCGCTACGGCGACGTCGCCGACCTGACCAACTTCGGCGGTGCGGTGATCGACGACCGCGCCTTCGCCAAGAACGTCAAGGCCATCGAGCGGGCGAAGAGCGCGCCCGGCGTCACCATCGCCGTCGGCGGTGAATACGACGACAGCGAAGGCTATTTCGTACGACCGACCGTGCTGCTGTCCGACGACCCGACCGACGACGCGTTCTGCACCGAGTACTTCGGGCCGATCCTGGCGGTGCATGTCTACCCCGACGCCGAATACGAGCGGATCCTCGGCGTGGTCGACACCGGCGCCAAGTACGGCCTCACCGGTGCGGTGATAGCCGACGACCGCGTCGCGGTGCAACAGGCGCTCGACGGGCTGCGCTACGCCGCGGGCAACTTCTACATCAACGACAAGCCCACCGGGGCGGTCGTCGGGCAGCAACCGTTCGGCGGGTCGCGCGCATCGGGCACCAACGACAAGGCCGGATCGGCACAGAACCTGATGCGCTGGACGTCGGCACGGTCCATCAAGGAGACGTTCGTACCGGCCACCAACCACACCTACCCACACATGGAGGCGTGA